The Ricinus communis isolate WT05 ecotype wild-type chromosome 8, ASM1957865v1, whole genome shotgun sequence sequence tttaaaactcaaTTCCCGTATCTAatactaaagaaaagaaaaggaaaaacatatatatatatatatatatatatatatatatatatatatatatatataagtattcatcaataacaattaaacatattataataatgtattttcattttgctaatagaatatatactgactcattaagaaaataagttgAAAATAATCAAACCATAACCATTTGATTTTGTATCTTCTcctttgttatattaaaagtaataaagttattattaaatctaaaCTGCCAAAAGGGTAAAAGTGaagtgagaaaagagaaaagcaaGATTGGAGATGTGTAATTACAgtgaaactaaactaaatctATTGTGCATAGACGATATATTTTACATTCATAAATTCTCTAGTTTTAGTGTGGACAACCGAAAAGATGAAACATAATACTGTCCATCCTGGTATTTTTGAACAATTGTAGGAAAATAGCAATGAAGTGATGTCTGTCTAGTACTAGAAATAGACATGGATTTAACACGACATTAAATCCTGTGAGATCTAAAATCATGTGATACACTGCGAGAATATAGGAATTTTGttgttgaaaaaaaaaaaaagaaaaaaggaagaaacaaCCATGTCAACCTGGAAGCAGCAAGTTTTGCCAATTTAAGGGAAATCCCAAATCCCAAATTCAACAAATGTCATGATATTATTCGGTTACTGTCCAGGAGGGTAGTTAACTAGGAATCAACTAATATTTCCACTAATTTGGGTTGGCTGTTAATAcgaacaatttttttttttttttcctttaaaggTTTTAGCACCAGCttcttctattattattgttattattattattattttcccaTTCTATCTGttctaaattttgataattttgttCACAATTTTCCCTGTCCAGTGAGCTAAATAATCATTGGTATTGCGGTGGTGGTGGGATCATCAATCATTAGCCATGGGTTCCGTTATTATGGAACCAGAAGACATTGCAATATTTGCAAATCATTTGGATGGAAGCAAGAATATCACCACAATTTGCACAAATTTAGCAAAGATATCTTCAGGGGGTATATTTCAGCAATCGGATCCTTTGGCCTATTGGGTCCCTCTTCTTCTCTTGCAAATGAGTCTAGCCTGTGGAACCTTTCTTCTCATTTCTAAACTTCTCAAGCCTCTTGGTTCACCTATTGTGGTCAGGCAACTCCTTGTAAGCTTCTACTCACAATTCTCTCCTTATTGTTGCTGTCTATTTTCATTCTTAGAAATCTTTGTTTCAAATTCAAAGAAATGGGTACAAGCATGcatgttctttcttttttcttctttttcttgtttctaaATCTGATATTTCATTCTCTCTTGGTATTTGATGGGTTCATGGTTTCCCAGGCAGGCATAATATTAGGTCCATCACTTCTATGCAGGAGTCAAGTCCTTGCAAATGCATTTTTTCCTGTGAGAGGATTCATAATGCTGGATATAGTAGCTTCCTTCGGCTTCATACTTTACTTCTTCCTTGTAGGAGTACAAATGGATCCATGGATATTTAAACATCTTGACAGAAAGGCTGTTGGTCTTGGACTCTTTGGGGTCGCCGTGCCTATGGTACTAAGCAATGCCTCGAGCTTATTCATATTGTCCCATGTCAATGTAGACCCCAGCATTGCTAGATCACTTCCTTCGGTTGCTCAATCTGAGTCTGTGTTTGCTTTCCCAGTTATTGCTCACTTCTTGGCAGAGCTCAAGATTATCAATTCTGAATTTGGAAGAGTAGCATTATCTTCTTCCTTTGTAGCAGGCTTATGCAGTTTCGCTGTGATAACATCTAGTGTCCTGTTGCAACAATCCGGAGACTATTACGGAGCACTTCAAATCCTAACTAATGCAGCtgttcttcttattattatcattttcatcATACGCCCTGCAATCATGCGGATGACAAAGCATAATCCGGAGGGAGAGCTGCTGAAAGAGAGCTATGTGATCTGGCTACTTTTAGCAGTCTTTCTGACCGGTTTCCTCAGTCATGCACTTGGTTTGCACCTTTACTTTGGACCTCTTGTTTTTGGGATAACTATACCAGCAGGGCCACCAATAGGCTCTACCCTAGTACACAAGCTTGATCTTCTCACCAATTGGATATTTATGCCACTCTACCTGGTAAAAAATGGACTGACAACTAATATATTCAGCATCAAATTTAAGAACTATCTGATAGTGCAATTCATTGCCATCACCAGTTCGTTTGGAAAGTTCTTTGGGACATTTATAGTTTCCCGTTTCAGCAACATACCGACCAAGGATGCTGCATCACTAGGCCTTGTAGTGAACGCCCAGGGCGTGCTTGAGCTTGGAATGTTTAGAATGATGAAGAGAAACATGGTACGTTTAAAGTTTATAATTCTCATCGCAATGCAGGGTATTTGACCACTGCattaatgtatttattatGACTATAAGCAATTGTGAACAATGTTAATGGCTATCACCAGtatattcatattaaaatgaatgaataataCCCCAACTAACATGATGAATTGGCTTTCTGATGATATTGCAGGCAATAGACAATGAGGCTTTTGTGATAATGTGCATATCCATGATGCTCGTAACAGGAGCTATCACACCCCTCATAAAACGCCTGTATGATCCTGCAAGGAGGTATGCCGTTTACAGGAAAAGAACCGTTATGAATTTAAAACCCAATTTTGAACTCAGGGTGCTAGTTTGTGTCCATGAAAACGAAAATGTTCCTGCAGCCATCAACCTCCTTGAGGCCTTAAATCCCACAAAAAGAAGCcctttatatgtttatattctCCACCTTGTTGAGCTTGTTGGCCGTGCAAACCCCCTGCTCATCCCACACAGATTGAGCACTAGCACCTCTAAGAAGGTAAAAAACTCGGAGCCTGTGATTAATGCCTTCAGAAGATTTGAGCATAGCAACCCTGGTCGCGTCACCATTTATCCTTTTACTGCAATTAGTCCATCTAAAACAATGCATGACGATGTTTGCACAATGGCTCTAGACAGAAGGATTTCCCTTGTCATAGTTCCTTTCCACAAAATTTTTCAAGCCAGTGGTGGAATGGATTCCAGCAGAAAGGCCATTAAAATCACAAACATGAATGTCCTTGAAAAAGCACCTTGCTCTACTGCAATCCTTGTTGGCCGTGGGCTTCTGAATGCTTCAAAGCCTATCATGAACAGCCATTCTAATTATCGCGTTGCTGTTCTCTTCTTGAGCGGACCTGATGATAGAGAGGCACTGGCCATAGGTGCACGAATGGCTGGGAATCAGAACATTAACCTGACAATAATACGGCTCCTTGCGAATGGAAGTATTTCCAGTGACGGTGCAAGTGACAGGAAGCTTGACAATGAAGTGGTGAGTGAGTTTAGAACTGCTACAGCGGGAAATTACCGAGTGATGTATATAGAGGAAGTGGTGATGGATGGGACAGGAACTATTTCAGTGATTAGATCAATGGAAGACCAATATGACCTTGTCATAATGGGTAGGCATCATGAGAAAAGATCGCAACTTTTATCAGGACTCACAGATTGGAATGACCACAAGGAGTTGGGAATAATTGGAGATTTTTGTGCTTCAGCACAGTTAATGAGAAACACCACAATTTTGGTGGTGCAACAACACACCAATATTGCAAAGGAAGGTGCTCGAAATGCTAGAAGAAAAATTAGTGACAGAACTATGAGAGATGGGGAAGCAGAACATCTTCCAATTTATAATAGAATTGTGTAGTATTCCTCCAAAAGCCAGACCACTTGTGATCTGCATATGGTAGTTAGACactttgaaaaatgaaaattctcAGATTGGATTTCGTAAAGTCTGACGTTTGCTACCTTCTGCCTCCTGATGAttgattttgtgatattttaCCTTAAGCCATTTAAAGGACCAGTTGGGAAGAAAGTCAAGAAACAAATTAATGGTTAAATTCCTAAATGTACTGCCACTTCCCAGTTTGGAGAGCCAAATTTCACTCCTCAAGCTTAGCTACCATCAATTGTATGATATGTTGCAGACATGCTTCCAGGGTTCATCATTGGACTCTATACATTTGTCAGAAATTGCTTCAAGCAAGAATAAAATAGATTCTGATTTTGAAGAAGAGGAAAGCAAGGCCGAAAGTTCAGAAGATATGACTTGCAACATGAGAGATGATGCTTCTCGAATCTGCTTGATATGTTCAACAGCAATGCTCATCTCTTCTGCATCAGCTAAACACTTCAGCAAAACAACATGGGAATCTGAATG is a genomic window containing:
- the LOC8285310 gene encoding cation/H(+) antiporter 15 isoform X2, translated to MDPWIFKHLDRKAVGLGLFGVAVPMVLSNASSLFILSHVNVDPSIARSLPSVAQSESVFAFPVIAHFLAELKIINSEFGRVALSSSFVAGLCSFAVITSSVLLQQSGDYYGALQILTNAAVLLIIIIFIIRPAIMRMTKHNPEGELLKESYVIWLLLAVFLTGFLSHALGLHLYFGPLVFGITIPAGPPIGSTLVHKLDLLTNWIFMPLYLVKNGLTTNIFSIKFKNYLIVQFIAITSSFGKFFGTFIVSRFSNIPTKDAASLGLVVNAQGVLELGMFRMMKRNMAIDNEAFVIMCISMMLVTGAITPLIKRLYDPARRYAVYRKRTVMNLKPNFELRVLVCVHENENVPAAINLLEALNPTKRSPLYVYILHLVELVGRANPLLIPHRLSTSTSKKVKNSEPVINAFRRFEHSNPGRVTIYPFTAISPSKTMHDDVCTMALDRRISLVIVPFHKIFQASGGMDSSRKAIKITNMNVLEKAPCSTAILVGRGLLNASKPIMNSHSNYRVAVLFLSGPDDREALAIGARMAGNQNINLTIIRLLANGSISSDGASDRKLDNEVVSEFRTATAGNYRVMYIEEVVMDGTGTISVIRSMEDQYDLVIMGRHHEKRSQLLSGLTDWNDHKELGIIGDFCASAQLMRNTTILVVQQHTNIAKEGARNARRKISDRTMRDGEAEHLPIYNRIV
- the LOC8285310 gene encoding cation/H(+) antiporter 15 isoform X1, whose product is MGTSMHVLSFFFFFLFLNLIFHSLLVFDGFMVSQAGIILGPSLLCRSQVLANAFFPVRGFIMLDIVASFGFILYFFLVGVQMDPWIFKHLDRKAVGLGLFGVAVPMVLSNASSLFILSHVNVDPSIARSLPSVAQSESVFAFPVIAHFLAELKIINSEFGRVALSSSFVAGLCSFAVITSSVLLQQSGDYYGALQILTNAAVLLIIIIFIIRPAIMRMTKHNPEGELLKESYVIWLLLAVFLTGFLSHALGLHLYFGPLVFGITIPAGPPIGSTLVHKLDLLTNWIFMPLYLVKNGLTTNIFSIKFKNYLIVQFIAITSSFGKFFGTFIVSRFSNIPTKDAASLGLVVNAQGVLELGMFRMMKRNMAIDNEAFVIMCISMMLVTGAITPLIKRLYDPARRYAVYRKRTVMNLKPNFELRVLVCVHENENVPAAINLLEALNPTKRSPLYVYILHLVELVGRANPLLIPHRLSTSTSKKVKNSEPVINAFRRFEHSNPGRVTIYPFTAISPSKTMHDDVCTMALDRRISLVIVPFHKIFQASGGMDSSRKAIKITNMNVLEKAPCSTAILVGRGLLNASKPIMNSHSNYRVAVLFLSGPDDREALAIGARMAGNQNINLTIIRLLANGSISSDGASDRKLDNEVVSEFRTATAGNYRVMYIEEVVMDGTGTISVIRSMEDQYDLVIMGRHHEKRSQLLSGLTDWNDHKELGIIGDFCASAQLMRNTTILVVQQHTNIAKEGARNARRKISDRTMRDGEAEHLPIYNRIV